The Eubacteriales bacterium genome window below encodes:
- the tsf gene encoding translation elongation factor Ts, giving the protein MVSANDVKTLRERTGAGMMDCKKALVEVNGDIEKAIEFLREKGLAAAAKKSGRIAAEGIVDSYIHLGGKIGVLVEVNCETDFVAKTDEFKALVRDIAMQIAASKPAYISSDEVPADEIEKEKTILRAQALNEGKPEKIVDKMVEGRISKYYSQVCLLEQEFVKDTDKKVKDLIIEKTAKIGEKISVRRFTRYEMGEGLQKREDDFVSEVMKQSGM; this is encoded by the coding sequence ATGGTATCTGCAAATGATGTAAAAACATTAAGAGAGAGAACCGGCGCCGGAATGATGGATTGCAAAAAAGCGCTGGTAGAAGTTAACGGTGATATAGAAAAGGCAATAGAATTTTTACGTGAAAAAGGCCTTGCTGCTGCTGCTAAAAAGTCAGGCAGAATAGCTGCCGAAGGTATTGTTGATTCATATATACATTTAGGCGGGAAAATAGGCGTATTGGTTGAAGTCAACTGTGAAACGGATTTCGTTGCCAAGACTGACGAATTCAAAGCGCTAGTACGTGATATAGCGATGCAAATTGCGGCTTCTAAGCCTGCTTATATTTCAAGTGACGAAGTACCTGCCGATGAGATAGAAAAAGAAAAGACAATACTTAGAGCGCAGGCATTGAACGAAGGCAAGCCTGAAAAGATAGTGGATAAAATGGTAGAAGGCCGTATCAGCAAGTATTATTCACAGGTTTGTTTATTAGAACAGGAATTTGTTAAAGATACAGATAAGAAAGTTAAAGATTTAATAATTGAAAAGACTGCAAAAATAGGCGAGAAGATAAGCGTCCGCAGATTCACGCGCTATGAGATGGGCGAAGGCTTGCAAAAAAGGGAAGACGATTTTGTAAGCGAAGTCATGAAGCAGTCTGGTATGTAA
- the rpsB gene encoding 30S ribosomal protein S2, with amino-acid sequence MSVISMKQLLEAGVHFGHQTRRWNPKMKRYIFTERNGIYIIDLQKTVKKVEKAYYFIRDIVADNKTVLFVGTKKQAQESVETEAKRCEMFYVSQRWLGGMLTNFKTIRTRVDRLNKIEDMETSGEINLLPKKEIIKLMHEKEKLLKNVGGIRNMKDLPGVMFVVDPKKEHIAILEAKALGIPVVAIVDTNCDPDEVDVVIPGNDDAIRAVKLIVEKMADACIEAKQGEQFDAGEPSEETSEEKSTDEESKEEAKEEAKEEPVVSEEEFTEQDAAKDEE; translated from the coding sequence ATGTCAGTAATTTCAATGAAACAGCTTCTTGAAGCTGGTGTACACTTCGGCCATCAGACACGCAGATGGAACCCAAAGATGAAGAGATACATTTTCACAGAGAGAAATGGTATCTATATCATTGATTTGCAAAAAACAGTTAAAAAAGTAGAAAAAGCATATTATTTTATTCGGGACATAGTTGCAGACAATAAAACTGTGCTTTTTGTTGGTACAAAAAAACAGGCGCAGGAGTCTGTTGAAACAGAAGCAAAACGTTGTGAGATGTTCTATGTAAGCCAAAGATGGCTGGGTGGAATGCTTACAAATTTTAAAACAATACGTACTCGTGTAGACCGCTTAAATAAAATTGAAGATATGGAAACAAGCGGAGAAATAAACCTCTTGCCTAAAAAAGAAATTATTAAGTTGATGCACGAGAAAGAAAAGCTTTTGAAGAATGTCGGCGGGATCCGCAATATGAAAGATCTGCCGGGAGTTATGTTTGTTGTAGACCCGAAAAAAGAACATATTGCAATACTTGAGGCAAAAGCGCTCGGTATTCCTGTAGTGGCAATAGTCGATACGAACTGTGATCCTGATGAAGTAGACGTTGTAATACCTGGTAATGACGATGCTATCCGTGCTGTTAAGCTTATAGTTGAGAAAATGGCGGATGCATGTATAGAGGCAAAACAAGGCGAACAATTTGATGCAGGGGAACCTTCTGAAGAAACATCTGAAGAAAAAAGCACTGATGAAGAATCTAAAGAAGAAGCTAAAGAAGAAGCTAAAGAAGAGCCAGTTGTTTCAGAAGAAGAATTTACGGAGCAGGATGCTGCGAAAGATGAGGAATAA
- a CDS encoding DUF1292 domain-containing protein, with translation METKNTNTGEEDNIVELIDEDGNNLKMEHVLTFEHEDKVYVAFVPIDDNEKEEEEEVVLMRLDEDENGEELFTPIEDDDEMESAWEAFLNIYYSGEDYEDDDEDSEEEEEE, from the coding sequence ATGGAAACAAAAAATACTAACACAGGCGAAGAAGACAACATAGTAGAGCTGATTGATGAAGACGGCAACAACTTAAAGATGGAGCATGTGCTGACATTTGAACATGAAGATAAGGTTTACGTTGCATTTGTCCCTATAGACGACAACGAAAAAGAAGAAGAGGAAGAAGTAGTTTTAATGCGCCTAGACGAAGATGAAAACGGAGAGGAACTATTTACTCCAATAGAAGACGACGATGAAATGGAGAGTGCATGGGAGGCGTTTTTAAACATCTATTATTCTGGTGAAGATTATGAAGACGACGATGAAGACAGTGAAGAGGAAGAAGAAGAGTAA
- the ruvX gene encoding Holliday junction resolvase RuvX, whose product MKRIICLDIGEKRIGIALSDPLFITAQGVETYERKNTSADIEYLVNKAKTLGADVFLVGLPLNMNGSFGPQAEKIKSFAEKIKKASKMELKYFDERLTTKEAEKVLIAADLSRAKRRKVIDKMAAVVILQSYLDTISI is encoded by the coding sequence ATGAAACGAATAATTTGTTTAGATATAGGGGAAAAAAGGATAGGGATAGCATTGAGCGACCCGCTTTTTATAACAGCCCAGGGCGTTGAAACTTACGAGAGGAAAAATACTTCTGCAGATATTGAATATTTGGTAAATAAAGCAAAAACATTAGGTGCAGATGTATTTTTGGTAGGTTTGCCGCTTAATATGAACGGCAGTTTTGGCCCGCAGGCGGAAAAGATAAAGTCTTTTGCCGAAAAAATAAAAAAGGCAAGTAAAATGGAATTAAAATATTTCGATGAAAGGCTTACTACAAAAGAAGCGGAAAAAGTCCTTATAGCTGCTGACTTAAGCCGTGCAAAACGAAGAAAAGTTATAGATAAAATGGCGGCAGTAGTCATATTGCAAAGCTATCTTGATACAATAAGTATTTAA
- a CDS encoding aldo/keto reductase: MKYRYLKSINKDVSRLCFGTLTISPMQKDFDIKKGADLLNMACDLGVNFFDTAEIYGTYKFIKRALAKKDVVIATKSYAYDKKTAEKSLIKYLKESGRDRAEFFLLHEQESVHTLRGHAEAIEYFLTMKQKGLIGAFGISTHYIAGVKAATKLNEISVIHPLVNISGIGIADGSRDEMIEAIKTAHEAGKDIYAMKPLGGGHLIQNTRESFDYLLGKDFIDSIAVGVQSYEELRYNCDYFSGILPSEELSKNLSTKKRQILIQDWCEGCGKCVKACKSKALYIKDGKAAVFQDKCVFCAYCARVCPQFSIKVI, encoded by the coding sequence TTGAAGTACCGCTATTTAAAAAGTATTAACAAAGATGTTTCAAGGCTTTGCTTTGGAACGCTGACAATTAGTCCAATGCAAAAAGACTTTGATATTAAAAAGGGTGCTGATTTGCTTAATATGGCATGCGACTTGGGTGTCAATTTTTTCGATACTGCCGAGATATACGGAACTTATAAATTTATAAAACGTGCTTTGGCAAAAAAAGACGTAGTGATTGCTACTAAGTCTTATGCTTATGATAAAAAGACCGCAGAAAAAAGCTTGATAAAATATTTAAAAGAATCAGGGCGAGATCGTGCGGAATTTTTTTTGCTACATGAGCAGGAAAGTGTACATACTTTAAGAGGCCATGCTGAGGCAATTGAATATTTCCTTACGATGAAACAAAAAGGGTTAATAGGTGCATTTGGTATTTCCACACACTATATAGCAGGGGTAAAAGCAGCAACAAAACTGAACGAAATAAGCGTTATACATCCGCTTGTAAACATCTCAGGCATAGGGATTGCAGACGGCAGCAGGGATGAAATGATTGAAGCTATCAAAACGGCGCATGAAGCAGGCAAGGACATCTATGCAATGAAGCCGCTCGGCGGCGGGCACCTTATTCAAAACACGAGGGAATCTTTTGATTATCTTTTGGGTAAGGATTTTATAGACTCTATAGCTGTCGGAGTCCAGTCTTATGAGGAGCTAAGGTATAACTGTGATTATTTCAGCGGTATTTTGCCTTCTGAAGAACTTTCTAAAAATCTGTCTACCAAGAAGAGGCAGATTCTGATACAAGACTGGTGCGAGGGCTGCGGCAAGTGTGTAAAAGCCTGCAAGAGCAAAGCACTTTATATAAAAGACGGGAAAGCAGCCGTCTTTCAAGACAAATGCGTTTTTTGCGCTTATTGTGCGAGGGTGTGCCCGCAATTTTCAATTAAGGTGATATAA
- a CDS encoding IreB family regulatory phosphoprotein, protein MSNFDRTMQFSIDNKDDENETKRIIRLACESMLEKGYDPVSQFIGYIISGDPTYITSYQNARTIVKRVDRDDLLEEFVRYYIDSLISK, encoded by the coding sequence ATGTCTAATTTTGATAGGACGATGCAATTTTCTATTGATAATAAAGATGACGAAAACGAGACAAAAAGAATCATACGGCTTGCATGTGAGAGCATGTTGGAAAAGGGATATGATCCTGTCAGCCAATTCATAGGATATATAATCTCCGGTGATCCAACTTACATAACGAGCTATCAGAATGCACGCACCATTGTAAAAAGAGTCGACAGGGATGATTTGTTAGAAGAATTTGTACGCTATTATATCGATAGTTTAATAAGCAAGTAA
- the nifU gene encoding Fe-S cluster assembly scaffold protein NifU: MYSETVMEHFKNPRNVGEIKDADAVSEVGSKQCGDTMVIYLKVENDIIKDIKFKTYGCCAAIASSSIATEMVKGKSLDEAEKLTKAMIIEKLGGLPEPKIHCSLLAEDAIHAAIKEYREKHKNV; encoded by the coding sequence ATGTATTCAGAAACAGTAATGGAGCATTTTAAAAACCCAAGGAACGTTGGAGAAATTAAAGATGCAGATGCTGTAAGCGAAGTAGGGAGCAAACAGTGTGGGGATACAATGGTAATATACCTAAAAGTTGAGAACGATATAATAAAAGACATAAAATTCAAGACCTACGGATGCTGCGCTGCTATTGCATCTTCAAGCATAGCGACTGAAATGGTAAAAGGCAAATCATTAGATGAGGCCGAAAAACTGACTAAAGCTATGATAATAGAAAAATTAGGTGGCCTGCCGGAACCGAAGATACATTGTTCGCTTCTTGCAGAAGACGCGATCCACGCCGCTATAAAGGAATACCGCGAAAAACATAAAAACGTTTAA
- the nifS gene encoding cysteine desulfurase NifS, producing MKRHIYLDNAATTKVRKEVIDAMIPYFSDIYGNASSQHQFGRKAKDALEVARASIAGKINADPKEIFFTSGGSESDNWAIKGAAKALKNKGKHLITTSVEHHAVLDSFKSLEKQGFEVTYLPVDCDGQVSVTDVSNAIRKDTVLISIMTANNEIGTIMPIAEIGKLAKEKGILFHTDAVQAMGVLDIDVNAMDIDMLSASAHKFHGPKGVGFLYIRRGVKLVKLIDGGAQERNRRAGTENIPGIVGMAKALELMIEEREFQNKRLASMRDRMIKGLLEIPDSKLNGHITNRLPGNVNVSFDGIEGEALLVSLDMQGIAASSGSACMSGLFEPSYVLMALGSGEESSRSSIRYTIGSDNTDDEIDYAVKLTKETVEKLRTISPFYKK from the coding sequence ATGAAAAGGCATATTTATTTAGATAATGCAGCAACGACAAAAGTCAGAAAAGAAGTTATAGACGCTATGATACCTTATTTTAGCGACATATATGGAAATGCATCTAGTCAGCATCAGTTTGGAAGAAAAGCTAAAGATGCGCTCGAAGTGGCAAGGGCCAGTATCGCAGGGAAAATAAACGCCGACCCAAAGGAGATATTCTTTACTTCCGGCGGCTCTGAAAGCGACAACTGGGCCATAAAAGGCGCAGCTAAGGCTCTTAAAAATAAAGGCAAGCACCTAATAACTACATCTGTTGAGCATCATGCGGTTTTAGACAGTTTTAAATCCCTTGAAAAGCAGGGGTTTGAAGTTACATATTTGCCGGTTGACTGCGACGGGCAGGTAAGCGTTACAGACGTTTCAAATGCGATAAGAAAAGATACGGTATTGATAAGCATCATGACTGCGAACAATGAGATAGGAACAATTATGCCGATTGCAGAAATAGGTAAACTCGCAAAAGAAAAAGGCATACTTTTCCATACAGACGCAGTACAGGCTATGGGCGTGCTTGATATTGATGTCAATGCAATGGATATAGACATGCTCTCTGCTTCGGCTCATAAATTTCACGGGCCTAAGGGTGTGGGCTTTTTATACATACGCCGCGGCGTTAAATTGGTTAAATTGATAGACGGAGGAGCGCAGGAGAGGAACCGCAGAGCAGGGACTGAAAACATACCGGGAATAGTGGGCATGGCAAAAGCCTTAGAGCTTATGATAGAAGAGCGGGAGTTTCAAAACAAAAGGCTTGCTTCTATGAGGGACAGGATGATAAAAGGGCTGCTTGAAATACCAGACAGTAAATTAAACGGGCATATTACAAACAGGCTGCCGGGTAATGTAAATGTTTCATTTGACGGAATTGAGGGAGAAGCGCTTTTAGTCTCGCTGGATATGCAAGGAATTGCAGCCTCTTCAGGTTCTGCCTGTATGTCCGGGTTATTTGAACCGTCTTATGTACTTATGGCTTTAGGCAGCGGAGAAGAAAGTTCAAGAAGTTCTATTAGATATACAATTGGAAGCGATAATACAGATGATGAGATAGACTATGCAGTTAAACTGACTAAAGAAACAGTTGAAAAGCTAAGGACTATATCACCATTTTATAAAAAATAG
- a CDS encoding Rrf2 family transcriptional regulator — MIISTKGRYGLRAVFEVAINQTEKPVSLKTIADKQELSVLYLEKLFSKLKNKKIIKSVRGAQGGYLLNKSPDKISVGEVIRALEGPLTPANCVVGTKECLNIESCVMHSVWQKIYDGINDIADSITLQDMLDEWNNKNKTTVKC, encoded by the coding sequence TTGATTATATCTACAAAAGGTAGATATGGGTTAAGAGCTGTTTTTGAAGTGGCTATCAACCAAACTGAAAAACCTGTAAGTTTAAAAACTATAGCCGATAAACAGGAACTAAGCGTTTTATACTTAGAAAAGCTATTTTCGAAACTCAAAAATAAAAAGATTATAAAGAGCGTAAGGGGCGCACAGGGCGGCTATCTTCTAAATAAAAGCCCGGATAAAATCTCTGTCGGAGAAGTAATCCGTGCACTTGAAGGGCCTCTTACCCCTGCAAATTGCGTTGTTGGCACAAAAGAATGTTTAAATATTGAAAGCTGTGTCATGCATAGCGTATGGCAGAAGATTTACGATGGGATAAACGATATAGCAGATTCTATAACTCTTCAAGATATGTTAGACGAATGGAACAATAAGAATAAAACGACAGTTAAATGTTAG
- the pgeF gene encoding peptidoglycan editing factor PgeF, translating into MEHHGIINGFESADLNGVKIFQSTLFKQTGLVKHVFTGRKGGVSSGSFDSLNFSFKRENNHDNVLSNYNILADLLDLDTQSFVLVNGDHTSRVVYVDEDVKGMGISRENLMSVSDGMTTDKQDLVLTSTHADCVPVYFLDPTKPAISITHAGWRGTYAHIVLKTIDMMQEKYASNPEDILVAVGPCIGKCCFKVGADVADMFKNEFGEDVISLKEGNKYVDLISCIVDDLIDFGILEEHINVANMCTCCKEEDFFSHRRDNGITGTMLAAISLV; encoded by the coding sequence ATGGAACATCATGGCATTATTAATGGCTTTGAATCTGCTGACTTAAATGGAGTAAAGATTTTTCAAAGCACACTTTTTAAACAAACAGGTTTGGTAAAGCATGTCTTTACGGGCCGAAAAGGCGGAGTCAGTTCTGGGAGTTTTGATTCGCTTAATTTTAGTTTCAAACGTGAAAACAATCATGATAATGTTTTAAGCAATTATAACATCTTGGCAGATTTACTCGATCTTGACACACAGTCTTTCGTTTTGGTAAACGGAGATCATACTTCAAGGGTAGTTTATGTGGATGAAGACGTTAAAGGCATGGGCATATCCCGCGAAAATTTGATGAGCGTTTCAGATGGAATGACTACGGATAAACAGGATTTAGTTTTAACTTCCACACATGCAGACTGTGTACCCGTTTATTTTTTAGACCCGACAAAACCTGCGATATCGATAACGCATGCCGGCTGGAGAGGGACTTATGCGCATATAGTCTTAAAGACCATAGACATGATGCAGGAAAAGTATGCTTCAAACCCAGAGGATATTTTAGTGGCCGTTGGGCCCTGTATAGGCAAATGCTGCTTTAAAGTAGGGGCAGACGTAGCCGATATGTTTAAAAATGAATTCGGGGAAGATGTGATTTCATTAAAAGAAGGCAATAAATACGTAGATTTGATATCTTGTATCGTAGATGATTTAATAGATTTTGGTATTTTAGAAGAGCATATAAATGTCGCAAATATGTGTACATGCTGTAAAGAAGAGGACTTTTTCTCGCACAGGAGAGATAACGGCATTACAGGCACAATGCTTGCGGCGATATCGTTAGTATAA
- the nrdR gene encoding transcriptional regulator NrdR, giving the protein MKCMYCGCTESKVIDSRPTDEDAAIRRRRECLNCGKRFTTYEKIDNVPLLVVKKDGSRETFDTNKIKKGIIRACEKRPVSVKEIDDRVEAIEKKIFNSLKQEIPSSEIGEMVMQELKDLDEVAYVRFASVYRQFKDLHTFLEELNKLLAER; this is encoded by the coding sequence ATGAAGTGCATGTATTGTGGATGTACAGAGAGCAAAGTTATAGATTCAAGGCCCACAGATGAAGATGCAGCTATCAGAAGAAGAAGGGAATGTTTAAACTGCGGAAAGAGGTTTACTACCTACGAGAAGATAGATAATGTTCCTTTGCTTGTTGTGAAAAAAGACGGAAGCCGTGAAACATTTGATACTAACAAGATCAAAAAAGGCATTATACGTGCATGCGAAAAACGCCCCGTATCCGTTAAAGAAATAGACGACCGTGTCGAGGCAATCGAAAAGAAAATATTCAACTCTCTAAAACAAGAAATACCCTCATCTGAAATAGGTGAAATGGTTATGCAGGAATTAAAAGATTTAGACGAAGTTGCATATGTCCGTTTTGCATCTGTTTATCGCCAATTCAAAGATTTACATACATTCTTAGAAGAACTAAATAAACTTTTAGCGGAGAGGTAA
- a CDS encoding YlmC/YmxH family sporulation protein: MTRYSKLRQKEVVNCIDGKRLGFICDLLIDQCDGKICAIVVPGPCKFSFFSRGDRDYVIPYKNIRKIGEDVILVELDINCIPHYSE, from the coding sequence ATGACTAGATATTCAAAGTTAAGGCAAAAAGAAGTTGTAAACTGTATAGACGGTAAGCGCCTTGGTTTTATATGTGATCTTTTGATTGACCAGTGCGATGGGAAAATATGTGCCATAGTTGTCCCAGGACCGTGTAAATTCAGTTTTTTTTCAAGAGGGGACAGGGATTATGTCATACCATATAAAAATATACGGAAAATTGGAGAAGATGTTATACTCGTAGAGCTTGACATTAACTGCATACCGCATTATTCTGAATAG
- a CDS encoding SurA N-terminal domain-containing protein has translation MYKKIISFLLCLAFAFFLTSCSDDENLVVAKVNGESIYYSEYQKSLSDYLYNNYGMIESRMDDSFGEENSNKIREMIVDELISQKLLKKQAKELGLTKFTSEQKSTIEKNREDFLADLKEQCESEVQKSNEKKDITMSKEEFDEAVLEKYNKYVENKGYTQEYLYNYYWDELTLSVLREYVFDGLTVTDTEVEDYYNEELANQQSIAQESNITALDNYFSNAYDINLYIPEGINRVKHVYIALPDDILSQTTTSSTDETKALLAEELAKIKPEAQEVLNLLKQGKDFDEVIDEYGDDEDMLDEDVKENGYEISLVSSDKPTELQIAANKLKNPGDISELIETKYGYYILKLVRKTSAGPVDFKTVKDDIKTLIENSKKAELWDNNLEELKSKAEIEKFTDNYIPPTTEELMQ, from the coding sequence ATTATAGTGAATACCAAAAGAGCCTGTCAGATTATTTGTATAATAATTATGGCATGATAGAATCCAGGATGGATGATTCTTTTGGCGAAGAAAATTCAAATAAGATACGTGAAATGATAGTTGATGAACTCATTAGCCAAAAGCTACTTAAAAAGCAGGCTAAGGAATTAGGGCTTACTAAATTTACATCTGAACAAAAAAGCACTATAGAGAAAAACAGAGAAGATTTTTTAGCCGATTTAAAAGAACAATGTGAATCGGAAGTTCAGAAGAGCAATGAGAAAAAAGACATAACGATGTCTAAAGAAGAATTTGATGAGGCTGTTTTAGAAAAATATAACAAGTATGTAGAAAATAAAGGCTATACTCAGGAGTATTTATATAATTACTACTGGGACGAGCTTACTTTAAGCGTGCTTAGGGAATATGTTTTCGATGGGCTTACGGTAACGGATACTGAGGTTGAAGATTACTATAACGAAGAGCTGGCTAACCAGCAGAGCATTGCGCAGGAAAGCAACATTACTGCACTCGATAATTATTTTTCCAATGCTTATGATATAAACCTTTATATTCCGGAAGGGATAAACCGGGTAAAGCATGTATATATCGCATTGCCGGATGATATTTTAAGCCAGACGACGACTTCCAGCACAGATGAAACAAAAGCTTTGCTAGCAGAAGAGCTTGCTAAAATAAAGCCGGAAGCGCAGGAAGTGTTAAACCTTTTAAAACAAGGCAAGGATTTTGACGAAGTTATTGATGAATACGGTGATGATGAAGATATGCTTGATGAAGATGTTAAGGAAAACGGCTATGAAATATCTCTCGTTTCTTCAGATAAGCCAACTGAGCTTCAAATAGCAGCAAATAAACTTAAAAATCCAGGCGATATATCCGAGTTGATTGAAACCAAGTACGGTTATTATATACTTAAGCTGGTGAGAAAGACATCTGCCGGCCCAGTTGATTTTAAAACAGTTAAAGACGATATTAAGACTTTAATAGAAAACAGCAAAAAAGCTGAACTTTGGGATAACAATTTAGAAGAATTAAAAAGCAAAGCTGAAATTGAAAAATTTACAGATAATTATATACCACCTACAACAGAAGAACTTATGCAATAG